From Panthera uncia isolate 11264 chromosome E1, Puncia_PCG_1.0, whole genome shotgun sequence, one genomic window encodes:
- the LRRC3C gene encoding leucine-rich repeat-containing protein 3C, producing the protein MGLFFPRSYCTPGLCQYLAMLPPASHLLSLLLVLGTGGTVPSPWVPPQGCYVAEEAGERTFRCSQAGLSAVPTGIPNDTRKLYLDANRLASVPAGAFQHLPVLEELDLSHNALVHLSGAAFQGLAGSLRHLDLSANQLASVPVEAFVGLKIQVNLSANPWRCDCALQEVLRQVRLAPDTGTGIVCGPGARPDLVGQEFLPLAGEKELCGTGRGGAQRSTDVALLVTMGGWLVLVVAYLAHYVWQNRDETRRPLKPAPVLPVRSEDSSTLSTVV; encoded by the coding sequence TCCCCAGGTCCTACTGCACTCCAGGACTATGCCAATATTTGGCCATGCTCCCACCAGCCAgtcacctcctctctctcctgctggtgCTAGGCACAGGTGGCACGGTGCCCAGCCCCTGGGTGCCTCCTCAGGGCTGCTACGTGGCAGAAGAAGCTGGTGAGAGGACATTCCGCTGCAGCCAGGCAGGCCTGAGTGCTGTGCCCACCGGCATCCCCAACGACACCCGCAAGCTCTACCTGGATGCCAACCGGCTGGCATCAGTGCCAGCTGGAGCCTTCCAGCACCTGCCTGTCCTGGAGGAGCTGGATCTGTCCCATAATGCCCTTGTCCACCTCTCAGGGGCTGCTTTCCAGGGCCTGGCAGGCAGTCTGCGCCACCTTGACCTCTCTGCCAACCAGCTGGCCTCGGTGCCTGTGGAGGCCTTCGTGGGCCTGAAGATCCAAGTGAATCTATCCGCCAACCCATGGCGCTGTGACTGTGCCCTCCAGGAGGTGCTCAGGCAGGTGAGGCTGGCACCGGACACTGGAACAGGCATCGTGTGTGGCCCCGGAGCCCGACCAGACCTCGTGGGGCAAGAGTTCCTGCCGCTGGCAGGGGAGAAAGAGCTGTGTGGGACAGGGCGGGGTGGGGCCCAGCGGAGCACTGATGTAGCCCTGCTGGTCACCATGGGGGGCTGGCTGGTGCTCGTGGTGGCTTATCTGGCGCACTACGTGTGGCAGAACCGGGATGAGACTCGACGTCCCCTCAAGCCGGCCCCCGTGCTGCCCGTGCGCTCTGAGGACTCCTCTACCCTCAGCACAGTGGTCTGA